The following nucleotide sequence is from Lytechinus variegatus isolate NC3 chromosome 12, Lvar_3.0, whole genome shotgun sequence.
ATTAAAAGTAATATATTTGTACACTTCACAATGCTCTGAGTCTCTCATTTCTACTTCTTGAGGTCATATATAGTAACAACTGCAATTCTGGGTGCTGATTTTATGCACTCTACATGCTGTTTTTGCACCCTAAGGGCTAAAATCAACACTTCGAAATGCAGGTTCCTGAAGATCATATTTTTGTGCACTTTATTTTGGGagtgtaaatgtacatgtagacgtagagggtattttttttttttaaacaatacaaTTGATTAAATTTCTATTCCtgcatttaaataaaataaaattgcacACCCTTTGTTTCTATAGTTTTAGCATACCAGTAGAATCTACAAACCATATGGGATTTTCAAACGACAGTTCCTTATATTAATGGAAACAGATACCTATGCATATAATTATTCCAATGATATTTAACATTGAAAAAAGTCAAAAGATGTACATGTTTACAACCCTTTTATGACCTTTATTGCTCATTTGCAAAAGACTGCGAACTTACAGCAATTACCAATGTTGCATCAttgcaatgaaataaaaatgggcCCTCCAAAACTGTTCATTATTTTCACAAACCAATTGCCCCAATAACCCAAGCTTGGTGTCATCCAAAAGCTCATATTGTCTTTCCCTAGTAGGACTTTGTTCAATTCTGTATGAAATCGATTAGCATGTGAGAATTTTAACTCAATAAGGCCTATATTCCACTATCTGTGATTCAGGATTTTTTCCctaactcttggaatatttctggtttTCCAATATCATATATATACTTCATTAcccatatgtccaagtttcatgaactagattcatatactttctatgACATTTAAAACACTGAACCttgtttaagattttgatgttgattcccccactATGGTCAAattcattgatcctaaatgacctttgaccttggtcatgtgacctgaaactcggacaggatgttcagtaatactttaataaccttttgtccaagtttcatgaaataggcccaaatactttctaagttaaagattgatgttgacgctgccgccgtcggaaaagcgacgcATTTAGTCTTGCTCTGgtacgcaggtgagacaaaaattaccaCGATGACCAACCACTAGTTCATAGTGAAATCTAATGTTTCGGATGTGACATTTGCTTCCTACAAACAGAATATCACAATCTTCTGAAACTGCATGTAAACATTCtgatttgtatattgacttatgcaatttttcttgtatttatattttttatttgaatgttaAACAAGAGTGTCTGTagggcgagcacataatacgcccgccTGTAATGCAGAAAATcaagttattggtcaagcaagaaaagtgaaaGGTTGCAACtcaacctttgaccttttgacctccaaatcaataggcttcctgggattcatgctagtatcatacacaccaaattatatgagcctaggttaggTTAAACTAAATTTATCACGTTTACATTACAAAGAGTTCAGAAGGGTCAGATGAAAACAaatcactgtgaccttgacctttcaACTTCAAAATCGAGaggcttcctgggatctatgctaggatctttagggccgtctgcaccatccaaagttttcaaattagcgcactatttctgatccgacaaattatcccgatctgaacaatctcgagattatttgcaatggagacacAATTATCGcactagttcgtaggattaatctcgagattgcaatcccaagtcaacttgggattattttgcaaatagcacgctattttgcaaattattGTGCTAATttgtaggtgcagacgcactcaggattatttattcacggcgttAAGACAATAATGCATCAATGcttcgctcgagcaggaatcgctcttcttgcgatggtggagacagaGTTTcgtgaatctcgagattaatcgctaagagggccgatcgggctaaaatctcgagattgagcaaactcgggatggcgCAGCATTGCCTATACACACCAAATTGAATGAGCCTAGGAtaagttatcgcatttacaaggacttcacAAGGGTTAGATGAAAACACATCACTGTGACCTTGAACTTTCAACTTCAAAAtcaggcttcctgggatccatgctagtatcaaaTGTCAAATTATTTGAGCCTAGCTTGAGTTAAAATgaagttattgcatttacaaagaaaagttAGCGAACGGACGGACACTGAgcatgataccataatacgtcccatCTAGGACGGGCATATAAAAAAGtgaagatatgaaatgaaataaattcaattcaattctaaatgctgaataaacataaatcaCAGCTCCTCCACATAATGTGGAGGAGAAGTGGTGtattggttctgactctcgccttgtaaacagagggtcgtgtgttcgaatcccaccgcggtctggcatcctttggcaaggcgttaatccacactttgccactcttgacccaggtgctaaatgggtacctggtaggatgtgaaagtcactgtagcttgtccagtactgggTGCgtctcacaggcgactgactggaatactccccagggagtggaggatgtgcacaaattgtgtgcgggaatgacttattgaatccgatgactggggtaaaaatatatctgtaaagcgcttggacacgtcgttccgatgtatcaAGCGCAATATAAAACggggattattattattattaaatcaaatTGGAACCAAGCACTAGCCCTTCAGGAACCCAATATCAACAGCAACTCATTGAAATCTTGAATGTTCAAATCGGAATAACACTGTTGATAACCTTGTTTgccctcatttcttttttaaactgAGCCCAAAACAACTCTTGACCATCTTCATCTTCTGTGACTAACAAATAAGGTTTATTCCTACTTAGCAAGAGTCTTACAAGATATGGTAAACTTGCTTCCTGGATGTCCTCCAGGAATATCAAGACAATCTTGTCCAACTTGGTGTCGTTCACATGCTCAACGGCCATCCGTAGCTTGGTCATGAACCAAGCATCCTCCACTGACTCGTTACTTATCAACAATGCTGTCTTGAAGCTGTTATCAAGATTATGATATAAGGCATTGAGATAGTACATCCCTGGATGAAGGGCTTCATCTCCAAAGGCTACTTTCTGCAGATGAGGCATCCTTTCTTCAAGTGCAGGTCTCAAGATTTCATTAACCCACTGGGTGTGATCATCATGGAACATGATGTTAAGCTGGTATTCATAGTCATCTGGATCAGCATCGTCTGTGATTTCATCATAGCCAATGACGGCTAGTTTTAGAAGAAACATCTTGTGGTTGAACCACCAGCGCTTGTAATACACCACAAGACAAAGAAAGGCGACTACAACAAGGGCAATGCTGACACCAGAAACTAGGATGGTGTTGATGTCGCAGTATTCTTCTGGATGAAATGACCAAACTGGCTTGTTATGAAGCCCACTGAATGAATTACTAGAACAGAGAATTTCGTCCTCATGTCCCAAAGACACATTGGTGGTACGAAGCCAATTCATAAACCAAGACAGCTGACAGTTACAGGTGAATGGATTTCCTGAAATTGGTAGACTGATCAAAGAGGGCGGCATAGTCATATCGGCTGTGATTGTAAATATCTGATTGTTCTGTAGGTAGAGTCGTTTTAGACTTCTTGTGCCTTTGAACAAGTCCTTATCTATTGATCTTATCCTGTTGTATTGGAGAAGCAGATCATGCAGATGGTGCAAATTCTGGAATGCATGTTTAGAAATATTCACAATCTTATTGGAATTTAGCCTGAGCTCTTCCAGTCCAGTCAAATTCTTGAAAACCAGTGATGTGATTGTAGCCAATGAACAAGAAGTTAGGTCAAGTAACTTCATCTGCTGTAGAGGAGAAAACATCCAGGACACGTTGGGCAAAGTCACCAAAAGGTTATTCCCACTCAATCTGAGAGTGTGGAGTGATATCAACCCATCGAACAACGATTCTTTGGTTTCCTTGTTCACCAAATCATGATATTCAATGTTTGAGTGAGAcacatttaaaattttcaatgcAGGGGTGTGTGTAAACTGATGCATGGAAGCAAACTTTACCCCATAAGAAGTGTAAGAACAGTCCAAGAAGACAAGGTTCCTCAACTCTGCAAGAGTATCATCCAGAAGAACACCGCTAATGTCCTCCATTGTAAGAGTAGTGAGAGCTGTCATCTCTCTAAAAGTGTCATTGGCAATGTTGTTAAGTTGGCTATTTCCTTCCAGTCTCAAAATCTCCAAGCGAGACAGGCCCGTAAACATGAGTCTCACAATAGAATATAGATTATTAAATGACAAGTTAAGTATCTGCAAATGTGTGGTGTTCCAGGAACCATGTTCTATTTCATTAATGTTGCTTCTGAACAGATCCACTGTTCTGAGTGATGTGCAACCTGCAAACCATGCAGGATCTAGGGTGTACAAGCTATTTCTTGCCAAGTcgatatatttcaaatttccaaGACAAGTGAAAGCCCCATGCAGAAGACCTTTGATCTTGTTTTGCGACAAATGCAATACTTTCAGCATTATCATTCCACAGAAAGATTTGATGGACATGTCATATATTCTGTTTGTACTAAGAGCAAGGAACTCCAGGTACTTGAATCCCAAGAAGGCAAAATCAGGGACCTTTTCAATGTTGTTATATCtcaaatttaatattttagTTTTGGGGAACTGTTCCCTTGAAACATTAGTAGAATCATTCAAAGGAATGATGGAAACAATCTGTGATCTTTGGACTGATAATCTTGTATTCTTGATTCCCAAGAAGGAAGAAACCTGAAATTTTCCAAGGTTTATATGACTCGCGTCGAGTTTTTCTATCCAAGAGAAACGTGAAAACACCCTCTTTGGGAAATGTGTCAACTCGTTGTCCCCCAAGTTGAATTGATAAATTGAGCAGTTACTGAAAGATTCAAAGTCTGTTTCTTCTAATGATGTCAATCTGTTGTGCGAGAAGTCAATCAAGGTAATGTTTCTCAACTTGGACAATCCTGAGCTCCCTGTCCAAGATTTATCATCACAAAGTCCATTCAGATGTGGAATTTTCCAGAAATAGTTGTGAGAAAGAATCAAAGTTGAAATGCTTGGACTGttcaaaatcagattttcagAGACATTACTAAGAGCATTGTTGTTCAAAATGATCTTCTCAAGTCTGCTGAGTTTTGTAAAAGTGCCGCTGTCGACGACATGGATGAAATTGTGAGAGATATTCAGAATGCGAAGGAGGTTGTACCTTCCCAAGGACTCATTGTGAAGAATTGTGAGGTTATTATATGACAGGTCCAATACTTCTAAGGTGTTTGGTAGGGACCGAGGTACAGAGGTGAGGTTCAGATGAGAGCATGTTGCTACAGTCTTTGTAATGGAAGCACACTTGGGTGTTCTTATGGCATTAACACCGACACAATTATTCCACAGAATAAGGCAGGCAAACAAACATAAGGTACAAATATCCATCTTCAATGTTAACGAAATTCATGAAAGTGTTCAGTGAAGTGGCATCAGTTCAacaaaagttttctttttttcaaatgctgCTCTCAATTATAAAGaggaatatcattattcttGACAAATGACAAGTGTGCATGGTGAAGAGGCTTCAGCAAAAACTACCTTTCATTGTGTTAAGCCCCACTTCATGTAAAATGCATGACGGAGTTACAAAATTTTGATCATTAAACTTCATTCAGGTCCGTTTCAGTTTCAGAATCCACAATAGCAATGTCTatgattatttgattattgtatTGCAGTAAAGATTAACTTATTAGCCTTTATGTCAATGATATaacttacaaaaatataaaatcttCACACATCCTGATGTACGAGTTCAAACAAATTATCTTGTTTATAGCTTTCAGTTTCAACTCCAAATATTTACATCCCCTTCACaagtattttttgttattatgcACCATCAATTGTCTGAAGTTCACTATACTttttaaaactagtttactggaaaccatttttgggaagatcgctttgctagcattcccatttaATCAGCCGAAaagggttttcaaaaccacttcacgtaaagtgGTCTTGTTGCTATAGGAACGCTCTCAATAGGGTGATATGTAACGTGCGAAATTCCAAAGCGTAGTGTAAACATTCTACACacagtagcgcgctcaaaatgtgtgaagatcGCTTCCTGAAGACTGGTcatgtcctcacttacgctaaaaccagtttaacaggCAAAGTGATCTTGAAAGCTTCATCACAAGTGGGCTTTCTGAAGATCGCCCAAGACCACTCTCATTTCATGTTAAACACGATTCCATTCAACTAGTTTTAGGGCAATAATGAGAACAGGGTCTTAGACACCATTCTCGTTATattttctaaaactagtttactggaaactggtTCAGAATAAATAATAgcttggaagatcgctttgctagcgttcccatttgatcagcagaaagtggttttcaaaaccacttcacatAACGTGGTCATTGATATATGAACGTTCTCAATGGGGCGACATGTTACGTGCAAAATTCAAAACTGCAGCGTAGacattctacacacagtgtTTGGAGTAGCACGCTCAAAATGTCTGAAGATTGCTTCCAGAAGAACGgatgtgtcctcacttacgctgaAATCAGTCTAACGAGGCACAGCGATCTTGAAAGCTTCATCATGAGGTGGTTTTCCTAActagtttggaagatcacttccaaGACCTGCTCtcattaaactagttttaggatggTAGTGCGAACGGGGCCTTATGTATACTGGGAATTCACCTTCAGTAAAGTATATAATTAGGGCATGACACAGAACTTTGGTTGCCCACATGCCCATGGCAAGTAAAACAACATATGGACAAGCACTTCTcataaatatcaaaatgattCATCTCGTATCACAGCAACTATATGAGCACTTGcagtgcaatatatatatatcattgtattttataatacCATGATTTGTGTTTAGTGTTAATTatcttttttatcaaaattattattactttattatccatgttttatttatcattatcattatttttattatcattatcatgagaTCAGCTCAATCTATAGATAATTTAGCATCTTATCTGTCTTGAGTATCAAGCCACtttaaatgcatgaatatattgGCAAAGTCAGTATTAGTGCCAAAGAAAAATGTGACTGCAAGCAAGTACATGATCCTTTTTTGTTTGATCTCACCAACAGAGGGCACTTGTCAAATTAGTAATTGCATCAATATCAAGTGTATAGATAATTACGAGCAATTCATTAAAACATTGCTGCAACAGAAACTGATTTAAAGGGAATTAACCCTGgcgaaaagtttgttgtaaaaatagcagaaaaaataattttgaaatactgaaggtttgaggaaatcccttgaatattaatcaagaaagttatcagaatttcaagtttttgatatgagacgtcataaatgagcagctgtCCCAAAATGCATTAATATCACTTTTCAATGGTTCATGactactgattttttttttctctttaggagcacaagtgaaatgatttttgtataaaGATATACTGAAGGTAACTGTACAATAATAAAACATCTTAATTTTTTGTTATACGGTATCGGTATGTAGGAAAGCTACTTGCAaaaatgtcacaaatcaaataatacaaattataataacttttttattgtttgatggattttcctcaaaccgtCGCCagtatttcaaatcatttttcccGCTAATTTTACCATAAACCTTTTGTCAAAAAGAACTTCCCCCTTATAATGCTAGTTAAActttaagaatatatatattgttttaaagATCATATTCACCACGACTGATACTAAAACAAACAACACAATACGGTGAATACTTAcattaaaactttaaaaaatggtctcaggattaaaacaaatcaatgtGAGAGACCATCTACTCGTGATTTCTGACTAGTACTCTATGgtgattttaatacatgtagtgGTGCATGAAATATAGCGAAATTCATGTTCACTTAATGAGCACAAATATTGTGCACATGTGCAGTAGGACAACTACCGAAGTTTGAAAGACTGCTTCAGACCACACTGAGCATGTACATTACTTCAAGAATTTATCCCATAGGTTCAGCTGAGTAAGCAGTCAGAAATTACTAATAAATATAACTTGGGCATTTTGAGGCTTGAACCAAGTCAttggtacatgtaaatgggtGAATTTTCTTCCTGATTACTCAATGCCACAGAAGTCTAGATCTATTCAACAGAAAAGTAATGAATTAGAATGCACGAGCAAAATTATCAgattctttcaattttttttatagaattcacaaaaaaaacttACAGTTTGCATGTGATGGCATAGCTGTATTATACTTTGATGACTTTTCACAGAATTTTCTTTGACAaacttatctgatttttctacatttattttttttttaaatatttgatttcgGCATGGACTTTCTTTCCCCTTTAAATACGTATATGTATGGTGTCATTTATTTCTGACTGATCCCTACTTTTTTTTACCTCCTTGATGATCAGTTATTGCTATACATTCACATTTATCAGCTTGACGGAACACTTGCAAGAGGCCTCATTGCTTTAATAGGCTTAATACAACGAAGGACACGCCATCtgttctttatttcattatcatacatgtacattgctcTGTTTATTTTAGTTATCTATGCAGGCAGCTTCAAGCAATATACACTGTATAATAAGTTTGTTCAATCCACATCACTACTCATTGTTATAAAACTGCTTTGTAAATTGTATTGAATTCATTCTCTATAATATTAATACAGAAAAATTCTacactacatgtagatcatcaTTCATCCTCCACATTACTGtacaagcaaattttttttatcaagtctTCGCACCAATTTATCaaggctacatgtatgttctattTTGGACATTATAAAGGGGAAATTTAGGGACAGTGATCttccgtttctaaaaattgccttttccgtttcagaaaatctcaaatttcgtttcagcatgtctgaaaacggaaattccgtttccccatagactttgtgtacaagaaaaattgacaattccgtttacatagaAAACCAATACGTAACGAGTAGCCatgtcaaaatgctagcgctgctcaaaatttgcatctaccaatgtactaacatcgctttaaaatccatattaatcgaagagattcgagctcataaaatatttagggaaacataatcaacatgaatatcacctttcatattattagcattattttattgttaaatgcgattttatcgctgatttggggacttttcggacatcgttttgagcagtcgacgacttccgaatatccgccattttggatttgatgaatcaccATGATCATTATACTATGactgaacgtagagggcagcaaaacACGGCCGGATTCTGCCTTCTATGCGGACATAAGTGTAAACTAATTTTGATACAATCGAGTGATGGAGAGGCTAGAGTGTAGTTACGATGtgttgattgtcatgattgttgttgcaaagtgagatcgtgtttttttagttgatattcgtattttgttgaggatttgggattaatttctgttgcttttttgtgcattttgagaaaaaacatgttttccgtgattttccttttgaaaagccactttccgtttcaaacagcCGATTCCGTGAATTCCATCCGTTTttcgcgatcgcggaaaatcactgtccctagaaATTCAACAACGATATTAGGTTTTCAGAAAATCAGATAAATAGAGAAAGCATTtgttaagatttgatgaaaatccacaAATGAATAAGAGAGCCAggagttgtttttttttcgggtgtgtgtgatgtacatgtatatgcagttTCCCTCACATATGTTACATAAATTTCATGAATTctacattttttcatgaaacatgaatacaaaataattttcttcgAGAAGGTGGTATGAAATGTGCCTGATGATATTTAATAATTATcgatgaaatgaattaaatcaaCGTTTGTCTGGTTTAGGTGAGGTAAATTTCTTTGTAGCACTCAGTGCACAGGACAAAAGAAGAAGACTGCCCATCCACAACAcaacaacaataaaatgtatgaaataaggGAGTATAAGTACAACATGGAATCTAGTCAAATGCATAAAAACAGAGATACCCACacaaatcaatatttattaatcacAAATTAAATCCATTGTTATCCCATTATGTATCATGTATGAATACAGTACACACATACATGTGCATGCAGGAAGTATGAAAGGAGGTGAAAGGTCATCATGTAAATgtaaaacacaacaaaaaaccTTACAAATGTTTCTGGAATAGTAAAATATATCGTACTTCCTTGTTTTTTGTCTTTGATCTGACAGAACATCAGCTAAATTCAATTAGTTACCCATTAGTAAGAAATCAAAAGATCTAAAGTTTTCTAATGCTTGTTTGTTGAGAAAAAATTTGATCCCGGgcagtgttgtttttttttcttctctttagaaaaaaaaattgtatttctttaGGGTTTTATACCTATGTGTACATccatagggacagtgattttccgtttcaaaaaaattgccatttccatttcagaaaatcttaaatttcatttcagcatgtcagaaaacagaaattctgtttccccataGATTTTGTACACatggaaaagtgacaattccgtttacacattgaatagcaaaatcataacacatacatgtacatgtacactcgcactggtaaaaatttgtatctgctactgtaccaacaacacaatagaatccgtttTAATCGGATCTATggtttcacaggcctaattcattccctaTAGGCTCATGTGTtgaattggcactttaaaaaattcataaaaaataaggatgaaattcgggggtcgaatgtttactaccagtggataggatatatatctggcaatccatatctgaccagaaaagggtccctcgaccagctcattttaaaaataaattggcgtgtttgaagacaccgtcggggggagcagattcatcacctcaaacagcaaaatagccctaatccttccgccagtcaaaatatagtccaaaattggtgatatttcttcccaatttgggaaaaggaagttcagtaattaccaaaaatagaatcagtgttagatggacaatcacatgcatacactttgtcaatcagccatatcaaaataaaaaaaaaaatagcagtgggttggctcgaatgaatatctatggcctgccacttgtgattaggcccgtgtaacCCTATGCAggtgcataattttttttcaaacacatttagcatgcatacatcctcacctttcacattactagcattattttatggtgcaattaaatttcattgataattttggggctttttggacatcgttatcatcattcAACGACTTTTaccaatccgccatcttggattttaagaccacgatatcgtgctgttacatcttcaaacatagagggcagcaacacacgaccgtgtaGTTGGAGCGATATGTGTGCATGTGAAGCCCAACCCGGGTACAATCGAGTGTGATGATGTCGAGTGCAGTCAcaatgtgtgaattgtcatgattgtagcgaagtgagatcgtgttttctgaggttttgtggccatttaatattctcattttgttgtgatttctattgctattctgtgtattttgagggaaaatacgttttccgtgattttccgtttgaaatgccactttccgtttcaaaaggcccttTTCGTGAATTCCGTccattttccgcgatcgcggaaaatcactgtccctacatgtacatccaataTGGGGGGTGATCTttttctgggccccgtcttacaaagagctatgATCGAtctgatcaatctcaagtatatggaaatccatcactgtcataatttttcttcaggaaatttgcgcaatgtcctttgaaaacaaagagaagcatactgacttgtcaaaaaaacagtgactacatgtatatgaatatgcAACTGTACAtgatttctagaaaatattttgaacaaacatgtgattttagatgttgacgctgctggctttccatagttgcgatcagtggcgtaactacggggggcatgggggggcacgcgCCCCCcaaatcggctggccaaaaaaaaaaaaaaaaacggggaaaaggagaaaaagagggaaaaaggaagagaaacgtagtgggggaaagaagaaattgttttttatcatagtaccgtaagtaacggtgtattaaccgcacctttttctcggcggggcagaagcaaaagtcgggggtgcggtttatacacggtgacgggtctgagccagcccgccgtaacccttcccgtacatgtacgatgtctgccagttcacaacacatcgagtggccgggcgtagccgcccaggcaatgtcatttagaggggtatgagccgcgggtaatgggaagcgattattgcaatattaattaaatgttgtccataacgcacccaccttcatgacactaattttgactttattctcgattcaaagtagtgaagttccctggcgaatttaaagagacgccaagcatactcggtaatattttgtcaccgctgagcgagagttgagtgagcttagaga
It contains:
- the LOC121425630 gene encoding toll-like receptor 3, which codes for MFTGLSRLEILRLEGNSQLNNIANDTFREMTALTTLTMEDISGVLLDDTLAELRNLVFLDCSYTSYGVKFASMHQFTHTPALKILNVSHSNIEYHDLVNKETKESLFDGLISLHTLRLSGNNLLVTLPNVSWMFSPLQQMKLLDLTSCSLATITSLVFKNLTGLEELRLNSNKIVNISKHAFQNLHHLHDLLLQYNRIRSIDKDLFKGTRSLKRLYLQNNQIFTITADMTMPPSLISLPISGNPFTCNCQLSWFMNWLRTTNVSLGHEDEILCSSNSFSGLHNKPVWSFHPEEYCDINTILVSGVSIALVVVAFLCLVVYYKRWWFNHKMFLLKLAVIGYDEITDDADPDDYEYQLNIMFHDDHTQWVNEILRPALEERMPHLQKVAFGDEALHPGMYYLNALYHNLDNSFKTALLISNESVEDAWFMTKLRMAVEHVNDTKLDKIVLIFLEDIQEASLPYLVRLLLSRNKPYLLVTEDEDGQELFWAQFKKEMRANKVINSVIPI